From the genome of Campylobacter magnus, one region includes:
- a CDS encoding prepilin peptidase: MLVYYVFFVLFGLCVGSFANVLIARMPKGLSIFYPASNCPNCHNKLRFYHNIPVFSYIFLGGKCAFCKSKISLRYPFVELICGAFGALAFYLCGEIYSAIFLALSLILLFALSIIDFEYLAVPESLLIFALFFALASKFTSLEDMLTLSSPLSMALLFMGAIFLIKSCVSAWKNRKNTNEIVESMGEADVLIFGVIGALCGLKLGFLAVMLACAIQLVFHLLLLGKKVEVPFIPALSLALLLALISQNFWNF, encoded by the coding sequence ATGTTAGTTTATTATGTATTTTTCGTGCTTTTTGGGCTGTGTGTAGGCTCGTTTGCAAATGTGCTTATCGCTCGCATGCCAAAAGGTCTTAGTATTTTTTACCCAGCTAGCAACTGCCCAAACTGCCACAACAAACTACGCTTTTATCATAATATCCCAGTATTTTCGTATATTTTCTTAGGTGGCAAATGCGCCTTTTGTAAAAGCAAAATCAGCCTGCGCTATCCCTTTGTTGAGCTTATTTGTGGGGCTTTTGGCGCGCTTGCTTTTTATCTTTGTGGTGAAATTTATAGTGCTATTTTTCTTGCGCTTAGTTTGATTTTGCTTTTTGCGCTTAGCATTATTGATTTTGAGTATTTGGCTGTGCCTGAGAGCTTGTTAATTTTTGCTTTATTTTTTGCGCTTGCTAGCAAATTTACTAGCCTAGAGGATATGCTTACGCTTTCTTCGCCACTTAGCATGGCCTTGCTTTTTATGGGTGCGATTTTTCTTATCAAATCCTGCGTGAGTGCGTGGAAAAACCGCAAGAACACTAACGAGATAGTTGAGAGTATGGGCGAGGCTGATGTGCTGATTTTTGGCGTTATAGGCGCGCTTTGTGGGCTTAAGCTTGGCTTTTTGGCTGTGATGTTAGCTTGCGCTATACAGCTAGTTTTTCACCTGCTTTTACTTGGCAAAAAAGTAGAAGTACCTTTTATACCTGCGCTCTCTCTTGCGCTATTACTTGCGTTAATTTCACAAAATTTTTGGAATTTTTAA
- the coaBC gene encoding bifunctional phosphopantothenoylcysteine decarboxylase/phosphopantothenate--cysteine ligase CoaBC, whose product MLNLEFLNLKDTKITLCVSSSISFYKAFEILSLLRHANAKVRVAMSEQTLKFCSPLAFEALSQECVLVGDSKPLAHIEYAKCDLMIIAPATANTINKIALGIADNAMLSCILACRAPKLIAPAANTAMLENHATQNSLKVLKERGFVAVNSCEKTLACGDVGKGALASPKDIVLSAARMLGANSRISTKNSRISKVIITAGACYEMIDDVRAITNLSSGKMGLALAFAYYLRGFDVTLISSAQNLPKSMENLEFLSFKSSADLLEILKNKKLAKDDLLVMAAAISDYIPSKKAKGKIKKSGANLNLELKENIDILSSLKELKCKKIGFKMEMDEQSALSSAKNMLENKALDAVCLNVLKAQNYFGSEQNEVLFITKNSQKMLKMASKHEIAAQIARLSENLSEDL is encoded by the coding sequence ATGCTAAATCTAGAATTCCTAAACCTAAAAGATACTAAAATCACGCTATGTGTGAGTTCTAGCATTAGTTTTTATAAGGCTTTTGAGATTTTAAGTTTGCTCAGGCACGCAAACGCAAAGGTGCGTGTGGCAATGAGTGAGCAGACTTTGAAGTTTTGTTCGCCGCTAGCTTTTGAGGCACTTAGCCAGGAGTGCGTGCTAGTAGGAGATAGCAAGCCTTTGGCGCATATTGAGTATGCTAAATGCGATTTGATGATAATAGCACCAGCCACGGCAAATACAATAAACAAAATCGCCTTAGGTATAGCAGATAATGCTATGCTAAGCTGCATTCTTGCTTGCAGGGCGCCAAAGCTTATTGCCCCAGCAGCAAACACCGCAATGCTAGAAAATCATGCCACGCAAAACTCACTAAAAGTGCTAAAAGAGCGTGGCTTTGTGGCAGTAAACAGCTGTGAGAAAACCCTAGCTTGTGGAGATGTCGGCAAAGGAGCCTTAGCAAGTCCAAAAGACATAGTGCTAAGTGCTGCTAGAATGCTTGGCGCAAATTCTAGAATTTCTACTAAAAATTCTAGAATTTCTAAGGTCATCATCACAGCCGGTGCTTGCTATGAGATGATTGATGATGTTAGGGCTATTACAAATCTCTCAAGTGGAAAAATGGGGCTTGCCCTAGCCTTTGCCTACTATCTAAGGGGCTTTGATGTGACGCTTATAAGCTCAGCCCAAAACCTGCCAAAAAGCATGGAAAATCTAGAATTCCTTAGCTTCAAAAGCTCGGCTGATCTTTTAGAAATCCTAAAAAATAAAAAGCTAGCAAAAGATGATTTGCTCGTGATGGCAGCAGCGATAAGTGATTATATCCCCTCTAAAAAAGCAAAGGGAAAAATCAAAAAATCAGGTGCAAATCTAAATCTAGAACTAAAAGAAAACATAGATATTTTAAGCTCTTTAAAAGAGCTTAAATGTAAAAAAATCGGCTTTAAAATGGAAATGGACGAGCAAAGCGCTCTTAGCTCAGCCAAAAATATGCTTGAAAATAAAGCCTTAGATGCTGTGTGCCTAAATGTGCTAAAAGCGCAAAACTACTTTGGCAGCGAGCAAAATGAGGTGCTTTTTATCACAAAAAATAGCCAAAAAATGCTAAAAATGGCTAGCAAGCATGAAATAGCCGCTCAAATTGCCAGGCTTAGTGAGAATTTAAGCGAGGATTTATGA
- the uppS gene encoding polyprenyl diphosphate synthase produces MNELKHLAIIMDGNGRWAKAHILERSAGHEAGARVVEDIAIFAAKRGIKTLSLYAFSTENWRRPQREVDFLMKLLSKFLKSKEQMIIQNNIRFHTIGDISAFDADLRAQIERLKSLSAANTGLNLVLALNYGARDELSRACAKLAKNNSEFSEDNISAALDTAEFGDVDLLIRTGGEHRLSNFLLWQASYAELVFCPTLWPDFTSAECEQICAKFEQTHRRFGGL; encoded by the coding sequence ATGAACGAACTAAAACATCTAGCTATAATCATGGATGGCAACGGCAGGTGGGCAAAGGCGCATATTTTAGAGCGCAGTGCTGGGCACGAGGCTGGGGCTAGAGTGGTAGAGGACATTGCGATTTTTGCGGCTAAGCGTGGGATAAAAACGCTTAGTTTATACGCTTTTAGCACCGAAAACTGGCGCAGACCGCAGCGTGAGGTGGATTTTTTGATGAAGCTTTTAAGCAAATTTTTAAAAAGCAAAGAGCAGATGATTATACAAAATAATATTAGATTTCACACCATAGGCGATATTAGTGCTTTTGATGCTGATTTAAGGGCGCAAATAGAGCGGCTAAAAAGCCTAAGCGCGGCAAATACTGGGCTAAATCTAGTCCTAGCACTAAATTATGGCGCAAGGGACGAGCTAAGCAGGGCTTGTGCAAAACTGGCTAAAAATAACAGCGAGTTTAGCGAGGATAATATCAGCGCAGCGCTTGATACAGCGGAGTTTGGCGATGTGGATTTGCTCATTCGCACAGGTGGCGAACACAGGCTTAGTAACTTTTTGCTCTGGCAAGCAAGCTACGCAGAGCTTGTATTTTGCCCTACTCTTTGGCCTGATTTTACAAGCGCAGAGTGCGAACAGATTTGTGCTAAGTTTGAGCAGACTCACAGACGCTTTGGTGGGCTTTAA
- a CDS encoding LptF/LptG family permease, translating to MLNRVNKYFFTNFIDNLLSLFLTLFLIVSIVFFINIARITSYVEISFLEFIKLYSFLLPQILLFTLPISFFVSLTMSLFKLSRDNESIVIFTLGKSPRELSIFFGVVAGILSLLMLLNALVLMPYMQDQNAKFIEYKKTRFSLNIRPGEFGQKFGNWYIFASDKNQASLEYENIVLYNPFINGERLIISSGGHVENKDGTLSLVLDKGSFYDIGQKNWQVGEFKNLIISSTTKPELLEDFDLIKYWSNPKKARDLCIYTLIALFPLASVLFALRFGLVVYRYEQRGPYASVFLVLFAYFSGILLLAKLPAVGIPLVFLATFASSFYFFKRGILRRF from the coding sequence ATGCTAAATAGAGTAAATAAGTATTTTTTCACAAACTTTATTGATAATTTATTATCTTTGTTTTTGACGCTATTTCTTATTGTCTCAATCGTGTTTTTTATAAATATAGCAAGAATCACAAGCTATGTAGAAATCAGTTTTTTAGAATTTATCAAGCTTTATAGCTTTTTGCTGCCGCAAATTTTGCTTTTTACGCTGCCTATTAGCTTCTTTGTCTCGCTTACGATGAGCCTTTTTAAACTCTCTCGTGATAATGAAAGCATCGTGATTTTCACCCTTGGCAAAAGCCCAAGAGAACTTAGTATATTCTTTGGTGTGGTAGCTGGGATTTTAAGCCTTTTAATGCTATTAAATGCGCTAGTTCTCATGCCCTACATGCAAGATCAAAACGCAAAGTTTATAGAGTATAAAAAGACAAGATTTAGCCTAAATATCCGCCCAGGCGAGTTTGGGCAGAAGTTTGGCAACTGGTATATCTTTGCTAGTGATAAAAACCAAGCTAGCTTGGAGTATGAAAATATCGTTCTTTATAATCCCTTTATAAACGGCGAGCGACTAATAATCAGCAGTGGCGGTCATGTAGAAAACAAAGATGGCACGCTCTCGCTTGTGCTTGATAAGGGCTCATTTTATGATATAGGGCAGAAAAACTGGCAAGTGGGCGAGTTTAAAAATCTCATTATTTCAAGCACGACAAAGCCTGAGCTTTTAGAAGATTTTGATCTTATAAAATACTGGTCAAATCCTAAAAAAGCCCGTGATCTTTGTATTTACACGCTCATTGCGCTTTTCCCGCTTGCTAGTGTGCTTTTTGCGCTGCGCTTTGGGCTTGTGGTTTATCGCTACGAACAGCGTGGGCCTTATGCTAGTGTGTTTTTGGTGCTTTTTGCGTATTTTAGCGGTATTTTGCTCCTTGCCAAGCTACCGGCTGTTGGAATTCCGCTAGTATTTTTGGCTACTTTTGCTTCTAGTTTTTATTTCTTTAAGCGCGGAATTCTAAGGCGTTTTTAG
- the glmU gene encoding bifunctional UDP-N-acetylglucosamine diphosphorylase/glucosamine-1-phosphate N-acetyltransferase GlmU, producing the protein MNDICVMILAAGEGTRMKSTKPKVLHEICGKSMLYHSINTALEISQNVVVVLGFESQRILEHLNLEFPSQMGKEIKTALQDRKNLPGTAGAVMAGMSEVSKDTLIITCADMPLITASELKSLANEPCDVCVGAFELENPFGYGRVVIKNNKVEKIVEQKDASENEKAIKLCNSGAYAFKTALLKELLPQINKQNASKEYYLTDAIALAIKSGAKVSSQSLNSTNFMGVNDKIALAAAQDKMLGLIRQKWMRAGVIMHLPNTIYIDAQASFEGECEIESAVVIKGASIIKNSVIKSGSVIESSLVENSDVGPNAHLRPKSNIKDTHIGNFVELKNATLNGVKAGHLSYLGDCIIDSGTNIGCGTITCNYDGIKKHRTIIGKNVFVGSDTAFVAPINIADNTLIAAGSVVTKDSSEGELVITRAKQQNIAGYFEKKFGKK; encoded by the coding sequence ATGAACGATATTTGCGTAATGATACTAGCAGCTGGCGAGGGCACTCGCATGAAAAGCACTAAGCCAAAAGTCCTACACGAAATTTGTGGCAAAAGCATGCTATATCACAGCATAAATACAGCCTTAGAAATCAGTCAAAATGTAGTGGTTGTCCTTGGCTTTGAAAGCCAGCGTATTTTAGAGCATTTAAATCTAGAATTCCCTAGCCAAATGGGCAAAGAGATAAAAACTGCTCTCCAAGATAGAAAAAACCTTCCAGGCACAGCCGGTGCTGTCATGGCTGGGATGAGTGAGGTTAGCAAAGACACTCTTATTATAACCTGCGCTGATATGCCACTAATCACTGCTAGCGAGCTTAAAAGCCTAGCTAATGAGCCTTGTGATGTTTGCGTGGGAGCTTTTGAGCTAGAAAATCCTTTTGGCTATGGTAGAGTGGTAATCAAAAACAATAAAGTAGAAAAAATCGTAGAACAAAAAGATGCTAGCGAAAATGAAAAAGCTATAAAACTATGTAATAGTGGGGCTTATGCTTTTAAAACCGCTCTTTTAAAAGAGCTTTTGCCACAAATAAATAAGCAAAACGCAAGCAAAGAATACTACCTAACTGATGCCATCGCCCTAGCTATCAAAAGTGGAGCAAAAGTAAGTAGCCAAAGCCTTAATAGCACAAATTTCATGGGCGTAAACGACAAAATCGCCCTAGCTGCTGCCCAAGATAAAATGCTGGGTCTCATCCGCCAAAAATGGATGAGAGCTGGGGTGATAATGCACCTGCCAAACACTATATATATAGATGCGCAGGCGAGTTTTGAAGGCGAGTGCGAGATTGAAAGTGCTGTTGTCATAAAAGGCGCAAGTATCATCAAAAATAGCGTGATAAAATCAGGCTCAGTCATTGAAAGCTCACTAGTAGAAAATAGCGATGTAGGGCCAAATGCGCACCTGCGTCCAAAAAGCAATATCAAAGACACTCATATCGGCAACTTCGTAGAGCTAAAAAACGCCACGCTAAATGGCGTAAAAGCAGGTCATCTAAGCTACCTTGGTGACTGCATAATAGACTCTGGCACAAACATAGGCTGTGGGACTATCACATGCAACTACGATGGCATCAAAAAACACCGCACGATAATAGGCAAAAATGTCTTTGTAGGCTCAGATACTGCCTTTGTAGCGCCTATTAATATCGCTGATAATACCCTAATCGCCGCTGGTTCAGTAGTAACAAAAGATAGCAGCGAAGGCGAGCTAGTAATCACAAGAGCAAAACAGCAAAACATAGCTGGATATTTTGAGAAAAAATTTGGTAAAAAATAA
- the truA gene encoding tRNA pseudouridine(38-40) synthase TruA, with translation MKIAIIYAYNGAKFQGSQTQPNGKAVEDALNLALRKIGVFSPVISSSRTDAGVHALMQLSSVEVGDFWDLTKLKNELNRHLPASVFVKNVKKVNADFHPRYSAKARAYRYLLFCGRQRIELADLVYFCAKPDMKVLNEALRLFCGERDFSGFYKSGSNEKSPVRRLFYARARARKTALGEFVIIAFKGNGFLRSQVRLMVANALECAKNPEKLEILKNRLENKSQAVPTKIPAPAAGLYLKKVFYA, from the coding sequence GTGAAAATTGCTATCATTTATGCCTATAATGGCGCAAAGTTTCAAGGCTCACAAACCCAGCCAAATGGCAAGGCAGTAGAGGACGCGCTAAATCTAGCTTTACGAAAAATAGGCGTTTTTAGCCCTGTAATTTCAAGCTCTCGCACGGACGCTGGGGTTCATGCACTTATGCAGCTCTCAAGCGTGGAGGTCGGGGACTTTTGGGATTTAACAAAGCTAAAAAACGAGCTAAACCGCCACCTGCCAGCTAGCGTTTTTGTCAAAAATGTAAAAAAAGTAAATGCTGATTTTCACCCAAGATACAGCGCAAAAGCTAGAGCTTATCGCTATTTGCTCTTTTGTGGGAGGCAAAGAATAGAGCTTGCTGATTTGGTCTATTTTTGCGCCAAGCCTGATATGAAGGTGCTAAATGAGGCTTTAAGGCTCTTTTGTGGCGAGCGTGATTTTAGCGGCTTTTATAAAAGCGGTAGCAATGAAAAAAGCCCCGTTCGCAGACTTTTTTACGCTAGGGCAAGAGCGAGAAAAACAGCGCTTGGAGAGTTTGTAATAATCGCTTTTAAAGGCAATGGCTTTCTTCGCTCTCAGGTTCGTCTCATGGTAGCAAACGCCCTAGAATGCGCTAAAAACCCAGAAAAACTAGAAATATTAAAAAATCGTTTAGAAAATAAAAGCCAAGCAGTGCCGACTAAAATCCCAGCCCCAGCTGCAGGACTATATCTAAAAAAGGTGTTTTATGCCTAG
- the fliP gene encoding flagellar type III secretion system pore protein FliP (The bacterial flagellar biogenesis protein FliP forms a type III secretion system (T3SS)-type pore required for flagellar assembly.) produces the protein MKAFLLIISLFALSLAAPTVPTINLSLSAPDTPSQLVTSLNVLIILTLLALAPSLIFMMTSFLRIIIVFSFLRQAMGTQQMPPTNVLISLALILSFFIMEPVGKASYEAGIKPYLEEKIGYQEAFELSAKPFKEFMVRNTREKDLALFYRIRGLENPATIDDIPLSIAMPAFVVSELKTAFEIAFLLYLPFLVIDMIISSVLMAMGMMMLPPVMISLPFKLLIFVLVDGWNLLVGNLIASFK, from the coding sequence TTGAAAGCTTTTTTACTGATTATTTCGCTATTTGCTCTCTCTTTGGCAGCACCAACTGTGCCAACGATAAATCTAAGTCTAAGTGCGCCTGATACGCCGTCCCAGCTAGTAACTAGCCTAAATGTGCTAATCATTTTAACCTTGCTTGCGCTTGCGCCTAGCCTGATTTTTATGATGACTAGCTTTTTGCGTATTATTATTGTCTTTAGCTTTTTGCGTCAGGCGATGGGAACACAGCAAATGCCACCAACAAATGTGCTAATCAGTCTAGCTCTCATTTTAAGCTTTTTTATAATGGAGCCCGTGGGCAAGGCTAGCTATGAAGCTGGAATAAAGCCTTATTTAGAAGAAAAAATCGGCTATCAAGAGGCTTTTGAGCTTAGTGCAAAGCCTTTTAAAGAATTTATGGTGCGAAATACACGCGAGAAGGATTTGGCATTATTTTACCGCATTCGTGGCTTAGAAAATCCAGCCACTATAGATGATATACCACTTAGCATCGCAATGCCTGCTTTTGTGGTTAGTGAGCTAAAAACTGCCTTTGAGATAGCGTTTTTGTTATATTTGCCCTTTTTGGTGATTGATATGATAATAAGCTCGGTTTTGATGGCTATGGGTATGATGATGCTACCACCTGTGATGATATCCTTGCCGTTTAAGCTGCTGATTTTTGTGCTAGTGGATGGGTGGAATTTGCTTGTGGGTAATCTCATCGCTAGTTTTAAGTAA